The genomic interval TACCTGTCCCATACTTGCTttcataattcaaaatatacCCACAGAGTTTACactttacttttaattttccATCACTTGAGTTCTTTTCTAGCAAACGTTCAAAGAATGTCCAAATctttaaagttaatttttgttttttttgggTTAGCATGGCTTCTTTTGATCTATTGCTCCCAACTAATCAATCTGTAAACAATCATCAGATTCCTCCAGAAAATGAACATTTGATTTGAAAGAAACATTGATATTGTCAGATTCCATTTGTAAACATCAACaacataaataacataaaaaatattgatattgtCAGATTACATATTAAATGTCACCAAAATTGAGTcaaatcatttttcattataaCAAATAAAGTCTATTACTTTTCAACACCTCAAGgctataaacaaaaattataaaaaaaaaagagatataaCATTCCCAAAcctcaaaatgaaaaattaacaacaagagcaaaaaggaataaaaacaacaatttGTATGTAGAAAAATCGCCAAATCAAATACTACAATagttttacttaattaaatccAAGAATGAAACATAGGAAATCAAGAACATTAAGGTTGTTGAACAAAATTACATAGAAAAACCGCCAAATCAAATACTACAATagttactttcttttttacaaTTGAACttgcaagaaaagaaagttaaaTATTCTTTACGTGTCTGATTGCTCAATCAACCATAACTATCGttaaacaagaaaatataGTTTTTCCAATATAAAGAATCCATAAATTTCAAGATGGGATtaacataacataaatatttacaGCTCTCTAACAAACAAAATGGaccaaataaaagagaaaaactaagggaaaaaaaagaccATCAAGATCTTCAGCACCAGCTTGGAAAATTATTCCCTCCAAACCCAAATCAACAAAAGTTTACGAAAGATATTCATCATTTATAACAATACCAAGAGAGAAGGAATCTAGATAAAGAGCAAGAAGAAATCCACATTCCTAAGAAGTAACCATCGAAAATCTGAGAAAAAAAACTCCCAAAATGAATCTGTTGATAACGAACAAAACAAGGTATCATATAGGTGAGAAGAAGAACAAGTGGTTTTGGCTAGATTTCCCACATTAGATAAtcttaaaaagaataaaaaaactagCCTATAGAATATCTTTGAGAAAAGAAtatcttaattaaacaaaaaattttattttctcacaattaaaagaatatattGAATGGcatcatattattataaaataaatccaacagGAATAGAGCTGggctagaaaaagaaaatggcaaAACAAAGCTCCAAAATAAAATCAGCCCAAACATCACAAGAGAGCTTCAAAAAAATATCTACAGAAAATAGGCAATGTGCTGGTTTACCTCTGTTTCAGCAAATGGATTTGTCAATCCAGAATCACCCAATTCTTAAATCTTCCCAATCTACAGAGAATAAAGATTTCTTGAATCTCCAATAAAGAatcgaagaagaagaaaccgCTCAAAACTCCCAATCTAAAACTACTGAAGTGAAaggggaaagaagaaaaagaattgaagAAGAGAAGATAATTCAAAGCTTGCTGACTGAAGTCTGAAAAAGTAACGAAGAaagatatggtgactaatgcACCATGCGTGAGCCATGAAGCAATCCAAAACAATAaccaaaagttaaaattaaGGTTGAGCAtgtataattacattattacatttataaaattaaaaaaattattaaaaaaattatttaaaattatttatataaggttaaaatagtctttaactattaatttttaataggttAATAAATGTGTACGTATATACgtttaaacacgataacacgattaagtaAACTTGTTTTAAATGTGTTTGTCATGTTTAACATGTTAAGACATAAAAATTTTCGTGTCTTAAAGTGTCAGATACGATTAAACACTAAATAGGTTAAGTTTAAACCCAAAACCTGTTTAACCTGTATCTTCTCGTATCATGTTAACGTATCGTGTCTAAAATTAACAAGTCTACTTGTAATTCTTATttgcttattttttatttctttttttcttttctctttttctttttttttctttcgttTCTCAAAACTACATCGTTTTGGAGTCttcttttaagggtttttgtAGCTAGGGTTTTTGAAAGTGTAAAAATACTCTAAAACGATGTAGTtttgaggaaagaaagaaaaagaaagaaaaaaaaaagaaaagacaagaagaaataaaaaacaagCAAATAACAATTACAAGTAAAGGTTTGGGTATGGTGGTAAAGGCTTTAGTAGAGATCTTGAGTTCGAACCACAACAAGAGTATGTCTtgttttgaataataataatgccATGTGGCACATCAGGACCAGATGCTAATGTGGTAATGCCCCGTTTGTATTTGAACTTTAACTGCCCATTTGGTATGGGGAATAGCTATGCTATTTCTCCTCTATTCCTAACCATACCCTATACCCTTGTTTGGTTTAAAAGTTGAATGAGGAATAAGAATTCCTCAGGAATCTTTATTCTATAAAATGGGTAAAAAGTCTAGTTTTACTAATACCGGTGCTCCCCTTGGTTTTATCTATTCCGTGACTCATGGAATAAGTCTAGAATGTTTAATAACTAAAAAACCGttattaaatttacaaaatcaCAACTTTGTCcatataaaagaatttttttctctctctttctccttcTTTCTCTCAGCGTCTTCCCCTCTCTCAACCACTCTCTCACCCGTCTTCCCCTCTCTCTCAACCGCTCTACTCtcttaatattttgaaaatgattcatAATATGTGAAGAATGGGCTAAAAATAAACATCTAtacacaaaaatttaattgattatgatggataaaatataatataattaaattatattttaaaataattatccattgataaaaatatgtgagtaaattataattatttttagtaattgggataaaatataattatgatggataattattttttaggataaatatgtatttaaatgataataaggataattttatttttttatgaaaataaatgttaatatGGTTAAggttatttttgtctttttatcacttattcttttcttatttcaatCTTATTTTCACCAACCAAACACTGCAATAAGTTATAATAGTAATTCCTGCTTTATTCTATTTACCATACcaaataaagtaataattattttattatattctcacataataattattttattttattcttatctaTTTCGTGAACCAAACTTGCTATAAGTGAGATGTGGTATGTTGCACTATTTTTGTTATGATGTGACAacgaaattaaaaaattaaaaaattatgactttaaataaaaaaattaaattaaaaaaataccttGTACGGGGCTTTACAGatattttgacaaaaaaaaaaaattaacaaccACTGACCCTCCCGAGAAAATCGAGTCTACGAGTTACCCGGTATGTTGTTGTTCTAAGTTGTCTTGTCTCCGGGCGGCGAGATTCGATCTTCATCCTTAAAATAATCTCTGCGAAGACGTAAGCTTATTTCATTTGTTGGGTAGAGAAGGATGGATAGGGCAATAAAAGCAGCAATTTTGAACCAACAAAGCAACTATCTTTTCCTAAGGGCTGCCTTCTTCCACTCCACTCCTGTCCTTGAACACAAAAGACGCACTTATTGGCAATTTGTAAGCTTCCttttgctctctctctcttattctatgattaaatatttttgtgcTTTTTAGCATGTTTCGCTTTATGgttatgtttatttttgtgaAATGTTGCagtattttttatgatttatggTGTCTTAGATTAGATAATCTGGGTTAAGAGAATGTTTGTACAATCCAAGATAAGGCAGGAGCCTTTTTGCTATCTGGGGTTCCAAATAGTGTCAAGTTAAGAtcatgaagtgcaaaatgaaACATTTGCATTTAGTGCAAATGGGAGATTCTGAATTTGGTTCGAATTTTGAATGGTTAGATGTCATGGCATGGTAATCATCCTTGACATTCAGTTGACTTCAATTTACGGGACTTTTGTTTATGTTGTTACTctcaatttaatgaaaaactcttaacatttcttttcttgttctgGTATGTATGTATAAGTATTATGTATGCCAATTTCTTATGGTTATAATGCTCTCTTGATTCAATGTCTGAATATGTTTCTAGAAATAGAAAACTAGCAGTCATTGGTTTACCATCTGCTGTGGAAAAACCAACAGTGATTTGAGATCTGTTGGCAGTGTGAGTTGtggttttgagaaaaagaCTTTTGCATAACATACGATACTGGATGAAGCTATTGAAAGGAATGGATTTGCATTTTTGAATGCTTGGGAGTTGAACGTTTTGTTGAATACTTGATTATTAGTCAGTGAAGATGAACATAAGCAATTATTTGAAGTATCCATTAGTTGATAGCAGATTGCAAGAATTCTCTAGGATGATTTGATTCAggtttcactttttcttttagttcTGTACTGGTAGAATATGTTTACATGTTCTCAGCAGTGGACCCAGTCTTATAAGCATATTCTTTTATCTCCCTTTTTTCTAAGCAGTAAGCTTGTCCTTGGATGTTATTTCTGCTAGGTATTATAGGATTCATCTGCTGATTGCTTTCTGCCAATTCTTACTGCATAggagtattttatttttcatttggtTAATCATTTTACGAACAAAGATAGAAAAATCTTGTAAAATTCATTGTTGTTGGTTGTTATtcttattatcttttaaattttgaacaataattttatgcagttcttgtaatttttttttttgtttgcagGGTAAGAGGCCTAGAAGGCTGCGTGGAAAACAAGAATTATTGCGAAATGTTAGTGCTTATGCAGACTTCTTATTTGAGGTTTGTATTCATGTTGATgacttatttataaaatttaaataaaacctgTACACTTATGGTAAAGCAAACATATTCCTTGCGGGTTCAAAAGTTGCATTATGGATGACTTGTATTGCAGCGGCCCGCATTCCACTGATAGTAGCCCAATGATAGCTCTAATAGCAGTCAGGGGCCATTCCATTGCTGAAGGGAGCTATCCTGCATTTTGGGATTCCCATGCACGTATATAGGTCCAGGACCCTTCAGAGTCCCAGTCACATATGATGTGCAGGACCAACATGCACCACAGTGACCTTGATTGGCCTCCTATAGTCTGAATTGGAACTATTACTTAATGCAGTCAAGATCCATATCCATGAACTTGCCAGTTAAGCTTGATCCTTTGGTGAAAATCTAGTAATGTAAGATGATTATATTGCTACTTTCTGATCTAGTAGGATTGTGGATAGCTTCAATTGCGGATGCTCTATTATTGAATAGGGAATTACTAAAAATAATGTTTGGCATGTTAAGTCAAATTTTAGTTGATATTTCTGATGGAATTCATTGAAGTTGGTTTTGTCCTTATTacaaaaaatcagcataaaaaTTCTTTGTTAGCTTTTGTAGGAAAGATAGAaggttaatttttataaaatcgtcataacatgtttaattctaaATGCAAAAGCTATTAATTCCAAGTTTTAATGCTCTAGGTTGTGCTATTAATCTTTCATACATATTCTGAAGTTTTTCTTCACAAGTTAGGAATCTTTGTACATTTAACTTATTagtatatttttgtttttattatatctttGATTGAAAAGGATTCAATTGTGCTTTGGTCTTTCTGTTTTCAGAGCTGGAAAGATGAGTTTGGTGAAGAGGATCCATCATCTAGCAGAGGTCCGTCGTGGTTTAAAAAGCAGTACAGTAAGGGATCAAGAAAAGATTGGCCTGGCAATAGGGGATTTCAGTACAGGGGTAGAAGTAAGGATGAGAAAGACTTTGCTTTATGATAtgttaatcttttaaaatatgtcaTTGGTACACCTATAAATATATTACAGGACATATGAAATGATGCTCATCTAAAGGAGCCTCTAGACTGATTttgttcttcaaaattttcctggAGTGGCTTTTGCAGCCTTAGTTCTTGATGTTTTTTTACACATGGCTTTACTTTGATAATGATCACTCATTTTTGGATATGATGATCCATTTTAAGCATGTGATTGTCATTCTATTACTTCACAGCAATTTATGCTCTCATTCAGaagattttaattaaattcattaGGTGGTTATGGAATATTGTGTGTACTAGCATGTCATTCTCCTGGATACTGTGCCAGAAGCTTACCCTTTTTAAACTCTTGATCAGGACCTTTTGATTTTTGTGAAGACGACGATGATGACATTGAGACTATATTTAGGTCTGCATTTGGTGGAAATCGGTTCTTTTACTGGTCCTTCATTAATGAGGAGCATCATCAATGGAGAAGCTCATCCAGATATTCAAATAACTATGAGAAATCTTGGAACTGGAGATATCGATTTAATGAGGACTCTGACTCCTCAACAGAATCTGGTAGTTCTGAGAGTTCAGACCAAGATACAGCTGCAGATAGGCGGGCCCTTGGCCTAAGTGCATCTGGTCCTCTAACACTTGAAGACGTTAAAAATGCGTGAGTTCTTTGTTGCATTTCTTAAATACACTTGTATGTTCTTGTTAGTTTTTTGGGTTACATACAATAACCTTGTaaattgtttttgttgttgaatGCACCATGGCTGATTTTTAGAGGATATTTCTTTATGTTGTCTGATTGCATTGTTCTCTAATTTTTAGATATCGAATCAGTGCACTAAAATGGCATCCAGATCGTCATCATGGCTCTTCCAAGGTATCAACATTTCCCATTCATCAGGCTACTTTGTTCTGCTTAGGATGCTGGACAGCTTTGATTGTTTTATGGAAGATTCAGGATCATccctatatataaaaaaaatactttgatATCTAAAGTCTAAATTAATAAGTGTTGTTATCTATTTTTAGAAACATTTTACAGCAGTTACACTGCTTATTTATCTAACCAAACTTGTATGATTTTTATGGCTACATTTTAAATAATAGACTTTTTATTTAACCAAAATAATTGCTTGTCAACTTCAAACTGATATGTTCTTTACTGTTGTCCGTATTATCATAgttatttaacttgttttaGCAAACTGACAAACAAATGCACATTGAGCAGGCTGTTGCAGAGGAGAAATTCAAGCTTTGCAACTCAGCATATCAGTCTTTATGTGATAAGTTGGCTATGAACTGAGGATTCTCCAATGCATGTGCTCTGAGATTTCTTCAAGCCACTGCATTTCTTTGGAAATCAGGAAATCTGACATGTTTATGACAGTCAGATCAACTTTTGTAGTTTAGATTCATTGACAAAATGGTGCTGTTGCTCGGGCTATGTGAATATAGTTCCGTTCCTCCCATTTGTACTGTGGCATAACCAACAGCTATGGTGGTTTTGTGatttaacatttaaatgcataataatttatatcatTATGAAGGATGACTAGAATGAGCCTATTTGTTTCTCATCTCGGGTTGCTTACCAGAACTGACAGGGGTCTAATGACGATATTCAAAATACTGTCATCCTTTCCTAGTCTTACAGCAGAGATTGTTATAGATCTAGTTCAGGTTTGCTGAGGATGGGATTATAAGGAAAAGGAGTGATCTTTGCCTGCCCAAGGTTGATCTGTGCTTGGTGGAAAACATGTATAATGGAACAGATTCA from Theobroma cacao cultivar B97-61/B2 chromosome 5, Criollo_cocoa_genome_V2, whole genome shotgun sequence carries:
- the LOC18599109 gene encoding uncharacterized protein LOC18599109 — its product is MDRAIKAAILNQQSNYLFLRAAFFHSTPVLEHKRRTYWQFGKRPRRLRGKQELLRNVSAYADFLFESWKDEFGEEDPSSSRGPSWFKKQYSKGSRKDWPGNRGFQYRGRRPFDFCEDDDDDIETIFRSAFGGNRFFYWSFINEEHHQWRSSSRYSNNYEKSWNWRYRFNEDSDSSTESGSSESSDQDTAADRRALGLSASGPLTLEDVKNAYRISALKWHPDRHHGSSKAVAEEKFKLCNSAYQSLCDKLAMN